From Capsicum annuum cultivar UCD-10X-F1 unplaced genomic scaffold, UCD10Xv1.1 ctg36270, whole genome shotgun sequence:
tttctataatttttagtcagtcccaaaaagaatgacatacttctgtatttagtaacaatttaattttaaaataactttttttatccttaataaaataatttatagtcacACAAACACTTATGACTTATTAtagatcataaatttcataaatctttcttccttttttaaacTCTGTGTTTAAACAAAGTGGCTTATATAATTAGAATGGAAGAAGTAAAATTTATACTCCCTTCATTCCTTTTAAATTGTTTCCCTCATTTTCCATGAGTCAATTTGTCTAAGTTTTAAAGTTATAataaattagattaatttaattattttaaaattaaaatttaaatattcaaaaactacatgaaagttattataaattacaatttttgttaatttaattaaaaatacatcttaaaatattgatcaaagtttatattatttgactctaaaaaaaaaagcaattaaaaagaaataaagaaagtaaatatttaagacaccattatcaaaaaatttcttaattaaGCAATAAACTTGTCACATCACATGTGGACCCACAATTACATCAGTCAAGTAAAGCACTCCCTCTGTTGACtaagtttttatttcttccttcGCCACTTTCCTATTTTAGTAGCTCTTTCCTTCCTATACTTTCGCTCATCCTTATGacttcttcaaattattttatgtcatactaaaaaaaaaaaaaatactatcccCCTCCCCAAAAAATGGCACGTAGGCATAGACGTACGGCGGCGGTGACAGCAACAATAGTAGAAAAGGAGGTGCATTACCGCTGAGTAAGGAAGAGGCCATGGGGGAGATACGCAGCGGAGATAAGAGATCCACATAGGAAATGCCAAGTATGGTTAGGTACATTTGATACTACAGTGGATGCAGGGATTGCGTATGATGCAACAGCCATAGAGTTTCAAGGTGTTAAGGCAAAGACAAACTTCCCAATTCCTGTTGATTTGACTCAAAGTCCCAGTGAGGTGAGTACTGTTGAAAACAAACTTCCTAATTCCTGAGGAACTGGTGATAGTTGAATCATCATCGCTCCCATTGGATCTAACCCTTGGCAGGTCCTCGTATTATCTAGGAAGTAAGTTCTTTTCCTTCCAGACTCAGAATATCTTGATGCTCGTGGTGGTGGTGGCGGTCTTGATCGTGGTGAAATGTTTCATACTAATGGATTCGGATCCGTAATCATGGGTTCCAATGCAGGAGATCTCAGTAAGTCAGATTCTTCATCAGTGGTTGATTTTTTGGGTAATGATACTAAGGGCATTCAGATCGACCTCAATTTTCCACCGGTGCCAAAGAAAATGTGAAATTGCAGAAGTTGATGATCGGAGAATTTGCATGGTTTATTGAAATGTCTTTTACTTAATTAGTTGTAATCTTGTTTAATTAGTGTAATCCTCCTTTTAATTTTCAGTAACTAGgatagagttaaaaaaaaaaaaaaaaggatgataAGAGAAATATTAGTAGTACTAGTATATATATGGGGGAAGAAATGTTAATGTCGAAGAAAAATTTGATCTTGGaagcaaaatagaaaaattaaataaatctttagggttgtttttttttctaaaatgtttGAGTGCTATATGTATGTGATTTGAGTTTTAATGGTATCAAAT
This genomic window contains:
- the LOC124891495 gene encoding ethylene-responsive transcription factor 11-like, with the translated sequence DAGIAYDATAIEFQGVKAKTNFPIPVDLTQSPNSEYLDARGGGGGLDRGEMFHTNGFGSVIMGSNAGDLSKSDSSSVVDFLGNDTKGIQIDLNFPPVPKKM